The DNA window TCGCCAGGACGTGTGAGTATGTACTGGCCGGCTGGGAACTGCTGTCCGGCGTCGCCTCGATTCCGGCGCACGCCCTACTGCAGTACAGCGAGGAACGGCTCATGCAAATTGCCCGCTGCCTGGTCGGCAACCGTCCCGGCCGATACGAACCCCGCGTGCTGAAAAAGCGACAAACCAACTATGGCCTCATGGTCCAGCCAAGAGCCGTCCTGAAAGAAAGACTCGCCCATGGCGATAACTCGTTTGAGACGAAGTGATTAGAAAAACGACTGTGCCATTCGACGCTTTCTGGATATTGGGTTTTTATGATTTGCCAGCAGACGCGCTACCCTCTATACATCCGCCTGCGTCGTCCCTTCGTTCGCCAGCGCCTCCTCTCCGGCCGCTAACACTTTCAATATCCGATCCACATCATAGACACAGCCGCCCCAGGCGCCGCCGCCGGCTTTCTGCAGGGCGGCCCAGAGTCGGGTGTCGTCGGGGAGCTGGGGGTCGGGGGCGATGTCGGGTCGGAGAGGACGCGCGGCGAGGAGCTGGGCGGCTTCTTCGGGCGTGAGGTCCTGGCCGGCGGCGGCGACCAGGTCGACGGAGCCGGTGAGGTTGTTCCGGTCGACGATGATCCGGATCGTGTCGCCGTCCAGCAGCTTGCCGATCGGACCGCCGGCCAAGGCTTCGGGGCCGACGTGGCCGATGCAGGCGCCCGTGCTGACGCCGGAGAAGCGGGCGTCCGTCACGACCGCTACCTGGCGGCCCCATTTGAGGAACTTGAGCGCGGAGGTGATCTGGTACGTCTCTTCCATCCCGCTGCCTTGCGGGCCGCGGGAGGCCAGCACGAGCACATCGCCGGGCTTCACCGGCTGGTCGGTTTGCCCTTTGATGGCCGCGATGGCCGCTTTTTCGCTGGTGAACACGCGGGCCGGGCCCGTCATGCGGTACACGCCGTCGGCGTCCACCACCTGCGGGTCGATCGCGGTCGCTTTGATGACGGATCCTTCCGGGCAGATGTTGCCCACAGGGAAGCAGACGGTGCTGGTGAAGCCGCGTCGCTGGGCTTCGGCCGGCTCCAGGATGACTTCGTCCGGGTCGACGCCGTCGCGCTCCTGCAGCAGCTTGCGTAGCGCCGTCCGACGGGGCGAATCCTGCCAGGCGTCGAGCACTTCGCCCCAGGTGCGGCCGGTCGGGGTCAGGGCGTCCAGCTCCAGCAGGCCCAGGTTCCGCAGATGCAGCATCACCTCGGGCACGCCGCCGGCCAGGAACACGCGGACAGTGACATGGTTGGTCGGTCCGTTCGGCAGGACGTCGACAAACCGCGGCGTGCGGCGGTTGATTTCGCTCCAGTCCTCCACCGAGGGACGCTGCAGGCCGGCCGCAAAGGCGATGGCCGGAATGTGCAGCAGCAGATTGGTCGACCCGCCGAAAGCCGCGTGCACGGTCATGGCGTTGCGGACCGCGGCGTCGGTCAGAATGTCCCGGGTGCGGATGCCTTGCTGCACCATTTGATTGAGTGCGGCCGCGCTCCGGGTGGCCGCTTCGAGCCAGATCGGCTGCCCGCTGGGGGCGAGGGCCGTGTGCGGCAGCGACAGGCCGAGGGCTTCGGCGACGACCTGGCTGGTGGCGGCCGTGCCCAGGAACTGGCAGCCTCCGCCCGGCGTGGCGCAGGCGGCGCAACCGGCGGCGGCCGCATCGGCCAGGCTGATCTCGCCATGGGCGTACCTGGCGCCGATCGTTTGCACCTTGCCGGCGTCTTCGCCGGCGACCGGCGGCAGCGTCACGCCGCCGGGGACCAGGATGCTGGGCAGGTCGGGCATACCGGCCAGCGCGATCATGGCGGCCGGCAGACCTTTATCGCAGGTCGCCACGGCCA is part of the Lignipirellula cremea genome and encodes:
- a CDS encoding YjhG/YagF family D-xylonate dehydratase, yielding MGEAPGFEVQTSAVGPKGSLPLTDEMLRTWSSGDLFGLTQNAGMGWDPREMLGPQFLILSTQGGLRAPDGSPVALGYHTGHWEVGLLVEAAARELKSRGGVPFAAYVSDPCDGRSQGTTGMFDSLPYRNDAAVVMRRLIRSLPTRKGVLAVATCDKGLPAAMIALAGMPDLPSILVPGGVTLPPVAGEDAGKVQTIGARYAHGEISLADAAAAGCAACATPGGGCQFLGTAATSQVVAEALGLSLPHTALAPSGQPIWLEAATRSAAALNQMVQQGIRTRDILTDAAVRNAMTVHAAFGGSTNLLLHIPAIAFAAGLQRPSVEDWSEINRRTPRFVDVLPNGPTNHVTVRVFLAGGVPEVMLHLRNLGLLELDALTPTGRTWGEVLDAWQDSPRRTALRKLLQERDGVDPDEVILEPAEAQRRGFTSTVCFPVGNICPEGSVIKATAIDPQVVDADGVYRMTGPARVFTSEKAAIAAIKGQTDQPVKPGDVLVLASRGPQGSGMEETYQITSALKFLKWGRQVAVVTDARFSGVSTGACIGHVGPEALAGGPIGKLLDGDTIRIIVDRNNLTGSVDLVAAAGQDLTPEEAAQLLAARPLRPDIAPDPQLPDDTRLWAALQKAGGGAWGGCVYDVDRILKVLAAGEEALANEGTTQADV